The Methanobrevibacter olleyae region CATCTAAACATTAATAAAATTAATCAATCAATAGTGAATAAAATGAAATGCTCTATTAGAAAAAAAGATTATATTAAAATTTATAATATGACAGAAAAGGCATCTCCTCTTGGTGAGATTAATTGTGGAGAGCTTTGTAATTCTATCTGTTGTACAGTTGAAAATAAAGATAAAGAGGACACATTATCAGATATGGTCTTATATTTACTACCTGGAGAAGAGAAACTTTTAGAAAATGAATCTGATTGGTTTGAAATCTATTATGAAACTACAGATGAATATGAATATCCCGATTCTTGGGATGGAGAGGTTTACTATATAAAATGCACTAATCCACCACACTGCAATAGAAAATTAAGGCCTATTCAATGTAGATCTTTTCCACTTAGTCCCCACTTAGATAAAGAAAACAATCTGCATTTAATCTATGATGAAGATGATATGACTTATAAATGCCCGATAATAGGTGATAAAATAGAATTAAGTGAAGATTTTTTAAAGAAGACATATAAAATGTGGAATATACTAACTGATGATAAATTAATTTTTGATTTAGTTAAAATGGACTCTCTAAAGAGAGAAAAAAATAAAGTAGATTATAAAATACTTATTTAAAAATAGAATAATAAAAAAGAATTTAAAAAATAACGATTTTATTACCATTCATAATTATAATATGATGCATCATCAAAGGAATCATCAAAAGAGTCATCATAAACATCTGATTCATAATATGCATCATCATCAAAGTCATATTCAACATTATGATAAGGTTTATAATCCCTTTGTCTAATAGATGATAAGACTTTAGAGGGTTTTGGCCCTTTTATATGTAGATAAATCATGTCATCTTCAGATGCAAAAACAAAAGTCGCTACCTTATTTTTCTTATTGTAAAAACCAATGATTCCTGAAACTGATTTTTTATATAACTTTTCATCATTTAATTTAAAAGAACTAAACTTATCCATAATATTTTTATTGAAACTAGAAGAATGCCTTTCCAAACTAATATTTACATAGTTTTTGCCTTTTTGGAAATTGGCATAATTCAAATGATTTACCTCATCCCATCCTTCATCAACTAATTTATAAGAGCTTGGAATATTAAAGCCATATCCCCTAATATAATAAGTCTCATAGCCCTTTGGTGCAATATCATCGGCAAAAGCAGAACCTGCTATTAAAATAGTAGATGAAATAGCTAAAATTATAAAAAAAACTAATATTCTTTTAGATTTTAAGATTTTTTTAATATTAACACCCCTTTAACTATTTATATAAATAAATATTATTTGTTAAATATAAATCTTTGCAAAAATAAGAAAATAAAATAAATATGATTGGTTAAATATAAATCTTTGCAAAAATAAGAAAATTAAATAAATATGATTGGTTAAATATAAATCTTTGCAAAAATAAGAAAATTAAATAATAAAATTAATATTTGTCAACTAATTTTGTATCAAAAATTAAATAATAAAATTAATATTTGTCAACTAATTTTGCATCAATTACATTATAAGTTCCATTATCAAAGTGCCAATCTATATTAGCATCTAAAATTTCGATTCTCTTTTTAAAAATAGGTCCGTCAATAACCAATGTTTCAGCCTCTCCACCTTCAAAAGCAAGGTGCAAATAAGTTTTTTCACTTATCTTTTCTAGTTCAAATAAAGCATCTTCATCAATTAATCTTCCAAGCCAAGACTCATCAAGACCTTCTGCAAAAACACCGCTTATTATAACTTTAAAACCAGCATCAATTACCAATTCCATATACTCTTTTGGATCTTTATGCCAATAGGGAGAAATAGCTTTAATATTAAGTTCATCTGCTAATTTTTCTATTCTTGACTTTTGATAAGTTGAAAATAAAGCTCCAGTGTAAATTGCCTCTATTCCAAGATCTTTAAGTTGTTTAAAACCCTCTTTTAAATCTTCTAACTCCTCTTCTTTAATACCTGAAGTCTTTACTTCTATTAGGGGTATTTCTACAGCTTGAGATATTAAATCAGCTAAATGAATATTTGGAATGTGAAACATATAAGATTCATCATTTTCAGACTTAATTGATAAAAGATATTTAACATCATCTCCATTGTTCAATGCATAATGGAGTGCCATTACACTATCTTTGCCACCTGAAAATAAAATAGCTGATTTCATTTTTACACCAATAAATTATCATCAAAAAGACTAACAAATAAATAAAAACATAAGAATAAATAAAAACCATAAGAATAAATGAATATATAAAAACCAAGAATGAATGAATAAAAAGCATAGGAATAAGCAAATAAAAAAAAAAAAATAATGAATATTAATAAAAAATACCCAATTAAGGCCTATTAAACCTATTCTTTTTAAACCTCCGAGTAAAATTAGTTAAAGGCTCAACAAATACTCCTACCATTGCTACAATTACACCTACAATTCCTGTAAAAAATACTATAACGTAATTTGGAACTAAATTCTCATTGAAATAATGAATTGTATCTTGAACAGGCCCCTCTATAGAAATAATTGTATAGTGATTATCTTTTAAAATGTCTTTAACTTCAATAAGGTCATTTGCATTGACAAATACTTGAATATGAACAAAGGCAAATTCAGAGCTTACCCCTGCATTATTATTCAGCCAATTAACAAGTGAAACTAATGTAGTAGTAGAACTTGCATCATTTTTTAAGTCTACTGAAATAGAATTTGAAGTAACTTTATAGGATTCTATTTCAGAATCTCTCTTTAAATAATTTTCAACATATACCATCGTATCATTCTTAATATGGGATGTTTTCAGCTCAAATCCATTCGTTGTAACAGAATTAACTCCATTTATGTTTTTTATCTTATTTGTAACATCACTGATATTTGAAGTTGATGGAACATTTAAATTAATTACTTCACTATCCATTGTAAATAATCCTTGAATATTACCTATAACATAGGGGCTTTCTTCATAAATAGGGTTAATAAAGAAATATCCTCCAATAGCTCCAAGAACAAATCCAATTGCAATTATAGATATTATTTCCTTTCTACCTACATAGGGGGATAAAATCCCCATAGAGAAAGCAAATACCATAATTATAATGAATAGGATAAAAAATATAATTCCGGTAATTAAATCCATACAATCAACTCTTTTCTTAAATTTTAACTAGATTTACTTTATTTTAATAAATAAATAGCAGCATAAATTTATAAATAATGATAACTAAAAATAAAACCTAATTTATAAAATAAAATCAAATTGATAAATTTATTTAAGCTTTAAATCAATTAAATACAAATACTTTAAAATTAAGAATTATTGTTCTATTTATTATATTTAAAATATTTAATTAATATAGTTTATGAAAGCTAAATTTTCATTAAAAAAATTATATAAGAAAATATAGTTTATGAAAGCTAAATTTTCATTAAAAAAATTATATAAGAAAATATAGTTTATGAAAGCTAAATTTTCATTAAAAAAATTATATGAGAGAATCTTAAATCACCCTAGTAATTTCAATCCTATTAGAGTCTTCATTCCATTCTACAATAAGTTTATTAAATCCTTTAGACAATTGAATATTATCATTTAAATTAGCATAATCAAAATATCTAACAATTTCCTTAGAGTTATCCGATAAATTCAAATTAACTGATGCATATCCCACTTTTCCATTATTTGATAATTTTAGATTTATATCTTGATTAAAATCCACATAAATAATCTTTCTTGATCCTTTTCCCGCTGTAAAACAAAAGTCAATAGCATCAGTTATTTTAGATAGCTCATTTTTAGCATTTATTGAATCAATTAGATCATTAGAATAATCTATTGTAGTTAATAGGATAGGAACCGATATTAAACTGATTATTAAAATTACAATCATAGAACTTAAAATATATTCTAATGATAACTGACCTTTATTGCCTAAATTTTCAAATTTCATAATTACCTCATTTAAAATATGATTTGGAGAATTAAAACTAATTTAAAATATTATCTAGATAATTAAACTAATTTAAAATATAATCCAGATAATTAAACTAATTTAAAATATAATCCAGATAATTAAACTAATTTAAAATATAATCTAGATAATTAAACTAATTTAAAATATGATCTAGAGAATTAAATTAAATAATGTTTTTAATTTAAATTTAAAATAATATTTTTATAAAATTAGAAATAATTGAACTAAAATCACCAAATATTAAAAAACCTATATATCCTAATGTTAAAAAGGGCATAAATGGAATTGCATTTTTTATTTTAAAATTAGGATTTTCGATTAAATTCTTTTTGTATAAATCATTAATAAATTCAACATCCTCCTTTGTTAAGCCAATTCTATTTAAAGATAAAAAATAATAGATTTCATCCTCTTTATAAACATTTAAATTGGTATTTATTTCTTTTTCATTGTTCTCATTGATTTTATTGAATATTATAGGATTATTAAAATAATATCTATCTAATACCATCCCTTCAGATAAATCATTAACATTGATTAATTTAGTTGTTAGTTGATTGAATACTGATTTAAAGTCTAAAATGGATAAAATAGAATAATATTTTAGCTTCTTATTTTTTAATATGTCGTAAATCAAGCTTAGAGAAAGTATTAAAAAAACAATCAGTATAGCATTAAAAAGCATTGAAAAAACTTTTGGATAAAAAATGAATTGATTAGATATCGATAATTCCAAGTCACTTATTAAAACATTATAAAAACTATACTCACTTTTAGTGAATATATTGAAATAAGTTAAAAAATCATAATTTGTATTTGTGAATATATTAAAATAATTTAAAAAATTATAGTCTAAGAATGATAATGCTAAAGATAAAGCAACAAATATTTTAAAATCTCCCCCTCCCCAAAATCCTATATACCATAGAATAAATGAAATCATAGATACAAATAGTGTTAAAAATACGGAAAAAGCAATGATAAAGAAATTATTAAAAAATAAGCTTAATATCATATTAAAAATCAGTGCATAAACTATAAAGGCATAGCTTAATTTATTGGGAATAATTCCAAACTTTAAATCATAATAGCTAGCAATGAATAAAAAAAATGATATTAATAAGAAATTAGATACCAAATATGATTTTATATCTATGCTAAAGAGATAGTTTAAATAAAAATCCAAAGCATTCCAGACAAATATATAATTATGCAATATGAGACCTCCAGTTATTAATTCCATTTATTAAATTACCATAATCCTATTTTAGAGCCGTATTTAAAAAGTAATAGAAAACCAGATATTCCCACAATAGAATTATAATAATAGAGATAATCTTAATAAAATAAATTTAATGAGATTGAATTGTTTAATAAGTCAATTGAATATTGAATTAAGCATATATTTAAATATAGTAGTTTTTAGAATAAAATAAATAATATTCATTTGTTAAATTGATTTTAAATTGTAATATTGATTTAGATTTAAAAGATAAAATCATACTGTTAAATTATAATAAGAATAAAATATGGATAAATTGTAAAATTAAAAAAAGCTAGAAGATCTATTAAACTTAAAACATTAAAGGAAAAAACTAAAAGCAATGATAAAAAAATGAATTAAATTTTAATAAAAAAGGCTATTTAACAAAGGAATATGCCTCTGATAAGATTACAGAAGCATTTTCAACTACCATGCCATTATTTTTAAAAACGGCCTTATAATCATAATCCTTTCTTATGCTAATAAATTCGTAATCTTTATAATTTGATTCTACAATTAATCGTTTTCCTTTAAATTTTAATAGATTCTTAATATCTTTTGAATTATCAAGGCCCTTATTATTTGCTTCTCTTTTTTCAAATAATTCATCACTTGTAATTCTAACAATCCGACCTTCTGAAATAAGCTCATTAATTATCTTAAAAACCAATTCAAAATCCAATTCCAAATCAATAGCTACCTCATCTAGAAAACAATCCCTATATTTTATGAAATAGCTTACAACCTCCTTTTTAGCATCGAAATTAGTAATTTCCCTAAAATTAGCCACCTTATAATTTTTCAATTGTTCACGAATTGCCTCTCTTAAAAAATCAGAAATACTTAAATAATCACCATTTTCTATTAAATTAATTAATTGGTTATGTGTATTTATTGGAACTTTTGTTGCTATTGTTTTTCCAACATCCCTATTATTTTTCTTATTTTCTCTCATATTACCCCTCTGGTTAATAAATAATTAAATATGTTAATAAGTAGGATTTAATTTAATATAAAATGATTTGAAATGCGAAAAAGATAAAAATCTTAAATGCGTAATTACACAAAATAACAATTGTGCAAAATCACATAATAAAAAGAAACAAAAAATCATTTAGAAAGCTAAATTTTTTCATTGAGAAATTCCTTTAAATTTCCCATATTTTTATTCATTCTCCCTAAAAAATTGACTTTATTTCTAAAAATACAATTGTATTTTTAGTTATATAAAAAATAGGTCTTTATTACACCTGAATTTAAATAATGTGCCCTATAGTTTTAACTTCAAATCAATTTTATAAAATTTTTTCATAAAACAAGCTCTGAAAAACTTTTAAAATATTTAAACAGAATCCCAAACTCAATAAATATGATAAAAAGAAGAAAAAAGGCTTTTATTCTTGATTAGAAAAATTTAAACCAGTAAGGGGCAAAATAGAAAACATCCATACAACAATTACCCTAGTTACATTGATTATCAGCAAAATTAAGCCATTATGCATTTTTTATAAAATAATTTTTTTTCA contains the following coding sequences:
- a CDS encoding diphthine--ammonia ligase translates to MKSAILFSGGKDSVMALHYALNNGDDVKYLLSIKSENDESYMFHIPNIHLADLISQAVEIPLIEVKTSGIKEEELEDLKEGFKQLKDLGIEAIYTGALFSTYQKSRIEKLADELNIKAISPYWHKDPKEYMELVIDAGFKVIISGVFAEGLDESWLGRLIDEDALFELEKISEKTYLHLAFEGGEAETLVIDGPIFKKRIEILDANIDWHFDNGTYNVIDAKLVDKY
- a CDS encoding A24 family peptidase C-terminal domain-containing protein produces the protein MLFNAILIVFLILSLSLIYDILKNKKLKYYSILSILDFKSVFNQLTTKLINVNDLSEGMVLDRYYFNNPIIFNKINENNEKEINTNLNVYKEDEIYYFLSLNRIGLTKEDVEFINDLYKKNLIENPNFKIKNAIPFMPFLTLGYIGFLIFGDFSSIISNFIKILF
- a CDS encoding ribbon-helix-helix domain-containing protein translates to MRENKKNNRDVGKTIATKVPINTHNQLINLIENGDYLSISDFLREAIREQLKNYKVANFREITNFDAKKEVVSYFIKYRDCFLDEVAIDLELDFELVFKIINELISEGRIVRITSDELFEKREANNKGLDNSKDIKNLLKFKGKRLIVESNYKDYEFISIRKDYDYKAVFKNNGMVVENASVILSEAYSFVK